In Zhaonella formicivorans, one DNA window encodes the following:
- the argH gene encoding argininosuccinate lyase, whose translation MKLWGGRFQKETDRLVEDFHSSISFDQRLYKQDIRGSIAHARMLGKIGVLTQEEADTIIAGLQDILKDIEAGQVEFEIGAEDIHMNIEKLLTARVGEVGKKLHTARSRNDQVALDTRLFVKEEIQEICQLILKLQEVILNLSEAHLETVMPGYTHLQKAQPITFAHHLMAYFQMLQRDYERFQDCLKRADVMPLGSGALAGTTFPLDRQMVAEELGFAKITLNSLDGVSDRDYIIELASAASILMMHFSRLCEEIILWSSDEFRFIDLDDAYSTGSSIMPQKKNPDVAELIRGKTGRVYGHLMGLLTMMKSLPLAYNKDMQEDKEALFDTVDTVKKCLMTITPMLQTMKVNKERMAAGAKGGFTNATDVADYLAKKGVPFREAHAIVGRLVLKCVQEGRVLEDLTLEEYKYFSPVFAEDIYTAISIQECVSKRNVPGGPAKEAVLASIDAGKKWLEKNKQ comes from the coding sequence ATGAAGCTCTGGGGTGGCCGGTTTCAAAAGGAAACCGATCGTCTGGTGGAGGACTTCCATTCCTCCATTTCCTTCGACCAGCGGCTGTACAAGCAGGATATTCGCGGAAGCATAGCCCATGCCAGGATGCTGGGTAAAATAGGGGTACTGACGCAGGAAGAAGCAGACACAATTATTGCAGGTTTACAGGATATTTTAAAGGATATTGAGGCGGGCCAGGTAGAGTTTGAAATCGGGGCCGAAGATATTCATATGAATATAGAAAAGCTGTTGACGGCCAGGGTGGGGGAAGTGGGCAAAAAGCTGCATACCGCCAGAAGCCGCAACGATCAGGTGGCCCTGGACACCAGGCTCTTTGTCAAAGAGGAGATCCAGGAAATCTGTCAGTTAATTTTAAAGCTGCAGGAGGTTATTCTGAATTTAAGTGAGGCCCATTTAGAAACAGTGATGCCCGGCTACACCCACCTGCAGAAGGCCCAGCCCATAACCTTTGCCCATCACCTGATGGCTTATTTTCAGATGTTGCAAAGGGACTATGAGCGCTTCCAGGACTGCTTAAAAAGAGCAGATGTCATGCCGCTGGGTTCCGGAGCCCTGGCAGGTACTACCTTCCCCTTGGACCGGCAGATGGTAGCCGAGGAATTGGGCTTTGCCAAGATCACATTAAACAGCCTGGACGGCGTCAGTGACCGGGACTATATTATTGAATTGGCGTCTGCCGCATCTATCCTGATGATGCACTTCAGCCGTCTGTGTGAGGAAATCATCCTCTGGTCTTCTGATGAATTTCGCTTCATAGATCTGGACGATGCCTACAGCACCGGTTCCAGCATCATGCCCCAGAAGAAAAACCCCGATGTGGCTGAACTTATCAGGGGTAAAACCGGCAGAGTGTACGGACACCTGATGGGGCTCTTGACCATGATGAAATCCCTGCCCCTGGCCTATAATAAGGATATGCAGGAGGATAAAGAAGCCCTCTTCGATACGGTGGATACGGTCAAGAAGTGCCTGATGACTATAACACCGATGCTTCAGACCATGAAGGTGAACAAAGAGCGCATGGCAGCCGGAGCCAAAGGGGGGTTCACCAACGCAACCGATGTGGCCGACTATCTTGCCAAAAAGGGAGTCCCCTTCCGGGAAGCCCACGCCATCGTAGGCCGGCTGGTGCTGAAATGCGTGCAGGAAGGCAGGGTGCTGGAGGATTTAACGTTGGAGGAGTACAAGTACTTTTCCCCGGTATTCGCGGAAGATATCTACACAGCCATTTCCATCCAGGAGTGCGTCTCAAAACGCAACGTCCCCGGCGGCCCGGCCAAGGAGGCCGTGTTGGCCAGCATTGATGCAGGGAAGAAGTGGCTGGAAAAGAATAAGCAGTAA
- a CDS encoding DNA alkylation repair protein, protein MGYLADIRHELTKHIIPEKAEFLPVFFKAFPGGYGEGDQFIGVMVPEQRKVAKKYFTKVSLQEVEELLQEPIHEYRLAALFILVYKFERSKSEAEKKEVVDLYLNNLSFVNNWDLVDSSADKILGPYLFDKEKTMLYHFAKSGDLWKQRVAIITTYHFIKQNHFTDTLELAKILLRHEHDLIHKAVGWMLREIGKRDFAVEYNFLAEHYKEMPRTMLRYAIEKFEPELREKFLKGLV, encoded by the coding sequence TTGGGTTATTTAGCAGACATTAGGCATGAACTGACTAAACACATTATCCCAGAAAAAGCGGAGTTTCTCCCTGTTTTTTTTAAAGCATTCCCGGGGGGTTACGGAGAAGGGGACCAATTTATCGGCGTTATGGTACCGGAGCAGAGAAAGGTGGCCAAAAAGTACTTTACAAAGGTTAGTTTGCAAGAAGTAGAAGAACTTTTACAAGAGCCGATTCACGAGTACCGGCTTGCTGCCCTGTTTATACTTGTATACAAATTTGAGAGATCAAAAAGCGAAGCCGAAAAGAAAGAGGTTGTTGACCTATATCTAAATAATCTCAGTTTCGTAAACAATTGGGACCTGGTTGATTCATCGGCAGACAAAATTTTAGGGCCCTATCTATTTGATAAAGAAAAAACCATGTTATATCATTTTGCCAAGTCCGGCGATCTCTGGAAACAGAGGGTTGCCATCATAACCACTTATCATTTCATAAAACAAAATCATTTTACTGATACGCTGGAACTGGCCAAAATCTTATTACGCCATGAGCATGACTTGATCCATAAGGCGGTAGGCTGGATGCTGAGGGAAATTGGAAAAAGGGATTTTGCAGTTGAGTATAATTTTTTGGCAGAACACTATAAAGAAATGCCTAGAACTATGCTGCGTTACGCTATCGAGAAGTTTGAGCCCGAGCTGCGAGAAAAATTTTTGAAGGGACTGGTTTAG
- a CDS encoding O-acetyl-ADP-ribose deacetylase: MESFKFGNRVEVIKGDITKIKVDAIVNAANNSLLGGGGVDGAIHAAGGKAILEECMKIREKQGGCKTGEAVITTAGNLPAKYVIHTVGPVWSGGQSGEEDLLRNSYRNSLRLAVEHGVESIAFPNISTGVYMFPKELAAKIAIDEVLKFLEKDSSIQKVLFVCYNEDNYRLYREICTSKREGI, translated from the coding sequence ATGGAAAGCTTTAAATTTGGAAACCGGGTTGAGGTAATCAAAGGGGATATTACCAAAATAAAAGTAGATGCCATTGTAAATGCCGCTAACAACAGCCTTTTAGGCGGCGGTGGAGTTGACGGGGCTATCCATGCAGCGGGTGGAAAAGCAATTTTGGAAGAATGCATGAAAATCAGGGAAAAGCAAGGCGGATGCAAAACAGGGGAAGCAGTGATTACTACGGCAGGGAACCTTCCTGCCAAATATGTCATTCACACGGTGGGACCGGTTTGGAGTGGAGGACAAAGCGGGGAAGAGGATTTGCTGCGGAACAGTTACAGGAACTCCTTAAGGCTTGCGGTGGAACATGGAGTGGAAAGCATAGCTTTTCCCAACATCAGTACCGGCGTCTATATGTTCCCCAAAGAGCTGGCGGCAAAAATAGCCATAGACGAAGTGCTAAAGTTTTTGGAAAAAGACAGCAGCATACAAAAAGTTCTTTTTGTCTGTTATAACGAAGATAATTACCGGCTGTATAGGGAAATTTGCACGTCGAAAAGGGAAGGTATATAA
- a CDS encoding NUDIX hydrolase — protein sequence MVAIEFDPGGIIEEGEIQIVIICANYKGKWIVVRHKDRTTWEIPGGHREPFEDLEMAASRELYEETGALKFNLFPVVAYSVDNGEKRTFGKLFYARVQELGELPQSEIAEIKFVEKLPRNLTYPLIQPLLYQKVVDYLHNL from the coding sequence ATGGTTGCAATTGAGTTTGACCCTGGTGGCATAATTGAAGAAGGGGAAATACAGATTGTTATTATTTGTGCCAATTATAAGGGAAAATGGATAGTAGTAAGGCATAAAGACCGCACAACTTGGGAGATCCCGGGAGGTCACAGGGAACCCTTTGAAGACTTGGAAATGGCGGCCTCAAGGGAACTTTATGAAGAAACAGGGGCGCTAAAATTTAATTTATTTCCGGTAGTTGCCTATTCCGTTGACAACGGTGAGAAACGCACATTTGGCAAGCTTTTTTATGCCAGGGTGCAAGAGTTGGGAGAACTGCCTCAATCGGAAATTGCCGAAATAAAGTTCGTGGAGAAATTACCTCGTAATTTAACATACCCGTTGATCCAACCTCTATTGTATCAAAAGGTAGTGGATTATCTCCATAATTTATGA
- a CDS encoding NUDIX hydrolase, whose amino-acid sequence MDFRQLQQLQKLLPKVPGINGKEEYFNSAVLVLLMPVNGDYHFVFEKRGPNIRQGGEICFPGGKFDPETDANFAATAVRETVEELGITPEDLRIFGRLDTVISPMGATVDAFLATIEHQELSKLNFNRDEVENVFTIPVSYFTRNEPQVYKVCIKAHPSYINKEGEEVVLFPAKELGLPDRYSKPWGQGQINIYVYQVKEGVIWGITARLIYDLVKKLRCLENCKM is encoded by the coding sequence ATGGATTTTCGGCAATTACAGCAACTGCAAAAGCTTTTGCCTAAGGTTCCCGGAATTAATGGCAAGGAAGAGTATTTTAATTCAGCGGTCTTGGTGCTGCTCATGCCGGTAAACGGTGATTATCATTTTGTGTTTGAAAAGAGAGGCCCAAATATCAGACAGGGCGGCGAAATATGCTTTCCGGGCGGGAAATTCGATCCCGAAACGGATGCGAATTTTGCGGCAACTGCTGTCAGGGAGACTGTGGAAGAACTAGGCATTACCCCAGAAGATTTAAGGATATTTGGCAGGTTAGATACTGTTATTTCCCCTATGGGCGCCACAGTGGATGCCTTCTTGGCAACCATAGAGCATCAAGAGCTGAGCAAGCTGAATTTTAACCGGGACGAGGTGGAAAATGTTTTTACCATACCGGTATCCTATTTTACCAGGAACGAACCCCAAGTTTATAAAGTTTGCATTAAAGCACACCCTTCCTATATAAATAAAGAGGGGGAAGAGGTGGTGTTATTTCCGGCCAAGGAGTTAGGCCTGCCGGACAGGTACAGTAAGCCATGGGGGCAGGGGCAAATTAACATCTATGTTTATCAGGTAAAAGAGGGTGTGATCTGGGGAATAACTGCCAGGTTGATTTACGATCTGGTGAAAAAGCTCAGATGTTTGGAAAACTGCAAAATGTAA
- a CDS encoding DUF7309 domain-containing protein codes for MNNLLPTLAEWKSLYEAAIEFKKIESWHWMGETEIFGVQNPEDGEIGYCMTLGSNGEVFALAVYLGTDGLEGMLKIQSGEVGPEGLDALHAQKCLMASFENRDCLQKADLQIIKELGLKFRGRHEWPLFRSYEPGFFPWYLSKSEVRFLTLALEQACQVSLRVKDNPDLLLSSKENQYFVRVPEKIGRDIVWHDQWLVPEPLEKKERKQPVLDELYLRRLKDKTVKQDRVLEADLFYAPFPVQEKKNERPYYPYVSLWLDQHSGEILNYCLSPHSDYRADFCNSFLKLIENIRVIPRAVTVAKIEVAELLEPLARKLGTEIKLVKRFKVLEGAKESLFEYLG; via the coding sequence ATGAACAATTTATTACCTACCCTTGCTGAATGGAAGAGCTTATATGAAGCAGCTATCGAATTCAAGAAAATAGAAAGCTGGCACTGGATGGGCGAAACGGAGATCTTTGGGGTGCAAAATCCTGAAGATGGTGAAATCGGCTATTGTATGACTTTGGGCAGTAACGGCGAAGTATTCGCTTTAGCTGTATATTTAGGAACTGATGGGCTGGAAGGAATGTTGAAAATTCAATCCGGAGAGGTAGGTCCTGAGGGACTGGACGCCCTGCATGCCCAAAAATGTTTAATGGCTTCCTTTGAAAACAGGGATTGTCTGCAAAAGGCCGATTTGCAAATAATCAAAGAACTAGGGTTAAAATTCCGGGGACGTCATGAATGGCCTCTGTTTAGAAGTTACGAGCCTGGCTTTTTCCCTTGGTATTTATCAAAGAGCGAAGTGCGTTTTTTAACCCTGGCCTTGGAACAGGCCTGCCAGGTTTCCTTGCGTGTCAAAGACAATCCTGATTTGTTGCTCTCATCCAAAGAAAATCAATATTTTGTCAGGGTTCCGGAGAAGATTGGCAGGGACATAGTCTGGCATGATCAGTGGCTGGTCCCCGAACCTCTGGAGAAGAAGGAGAGGAAGCAGCCGGTGTTGGATGAGCTTTACCTGCGCAGGTTAAAAGACAAAACTGTTAAGCAGGACAGGGTTTTAGAAGCTGATTTATTCTATGCGCCCTTTCCTGTACAGGAGAAAAAGAATGAGCGCCCTTATTATCCATATGTTTCGCTGTGGCTGGATCAACACTCGGGCGAGATCCTTAATTATTGCCTTTCTCCCCATTCAGACTACAGGGCTGATTTCTGCAACAGCTTTTTAAAGCTGATAGAAAACATCCGGGTTATTCCCAGAGCTGTAACGGTTGCTAAAATAGAAGTAGCGGAGCTTTTGGAACCGTTGGCAAGAAAGTTGGGAACGGAAATAAAATTGGTGAAGAGGTTTAAAGTTTTGGAAGGAGCAAAAGAGAGTTTATTTGAATATTTAGGTTAG
- a CDS encoding glutamine--tRNA ligase/YqeY domain fusion protein codes for MESLNTELLSSHFIHDIINEDLKTGKCGSKVHTRFPPEPNGYLHIGHAKSICLNFGIAAQYGGLCNLRFDDTNPSKEDVEYVDSIQEDVKWLGFDWDDRLFYASDYFEQLYAYAVQLIKDGKAYVCDLSAQEIREYRGTLTEPGKESPYRNRTVEENLDLFERMRAGEFPDGSRVLRAKIDMASPNLNLRDPVLYRIQRATHHRTGDKWCIYPMYDFAHPLSDALEGITHSICTCEFEDHRPLYDWVIEACKVECRPRQIEFARLNLSYTVMSKRKLRELVEGGYVEGWDDPRMPTISGLRRRGYTPEAIRDFCERIGVAKAVSTVDISLLEHCIREDLNKRAPRAMAVLRPLKVIIDNYPEGQVEWLEADINPEQPELGKRKIPFSRIVYIEQDDFMENPPKNFYRLAPGREIRLQHAYYVKCVDVVKDEKTGEIVELHCTYDPETRGGWSADGRKVKGTSHWVSASHAVRAEVRLYEHLFTRENPDDVKEGEDFKANLNPNSLQVLTSCLVEPSLAEAVPGDRFQFLRQGYFCADPDSRDGKMVFNRIVPLRDSWAKAQKAGK; via the coding sequence ATGGAGTCGCTCAACACAGAATTACTCTCTTCTCACTTTATTCATGACATTATCAACGAAGACTTAAAGACAGGCAAATGCGGCAGCAAGGTACACACCCGTTTTCCTCCCGAGCCCAACGGCTACCTGCATATCGGGCACGCTAAATCCATCTGCCTTAATTTTGGTATTGCCGCCCAATACGGAGGTTTGTGCAACTTGCGTTTTGACGATACCAACCCCAGCAAGGAAGATGTTGAATACGTGGATTCAATTCAAGAGGACGTCAAATGGCTGGGATTTGACTGGGATGACAGGCTTTTTTATGCTTCCGACTATTTTGAGCAGTTATATGCTTATGCTGTCCAGTTAATCAAAGACGGCAAAGCTTACGTCTGCGATTTAAGCGCCCAGGAGATCAGGGAATACCGCGGCACTTTAACCGAGCCTGGCAAAGAGAGCCCTTACCGCAACCGGACGGTGGAAGAAAACCTGGACTTATTCGAAAGGATGCGGGCAGGAGAGTTTCCGGACGGCTCCCGGGTGCTGCGGGCTAAGATCGATATGGCTTCGCCTAACCTAAATTTGCGGGATCCGGTCCTTTACCGCATTCAGCGGGCAACCCACCACAGGACCGGGGATAAGTGGTGCATTTATCCCATGTATGACTTCGCCCACCCACTTTCCGATGCCCTGGAAGGAATTACTCATTCGATCTGCACTTGTGAATTTGAGGACCATCGCCCGCTGTACGATTGGGTCATTGAAGCATGCAAAGTGGAATGCAGGCCACGGCAAATTGAATTTGCCCGCCTTAATTTAAGCTACACTGTCATGAGCAAGCGCAAGCTGCGGGAATTGGTGGAAGGAGGCTATGTGGAGGGTTGGGATGACCCGCGCATGCCAACCATCTCCGGATTGAGGAGGAGAGGGTACACTCCGGAGGCAATCAGGGACTTCTGCGAGCGCATTGGTGTGGCCAAAGCCGTCAGCACGGTGGATATCTCCCTTTTGGAACACTGCATCCGGGAGGACTTAAACAAGCGGGCTCCAAGGGCCATGGCAGTTCTGCGCCCGCTTAAAGTAATTATCGACAACTATCCCGAAGGTCAGGTGGAATGGCTGGAAGCCGACATTAACCCCGAACAGCCGGAGTTAGGCAAAAGGAAGATACCCTTTTCCCGGATAGTATATATTGAACAAGATGATTTTATGGAAAACCCGCCGAAAAATTTCTACCGCCTGGCTCCCGGTCGTGAGATCCGGCTCCAGCATGCCTACTACGTGAAATGCGTGGATGTGGTGAAGGATGAAAAAACCGGGGAAATTGTAGAACTGCATTGCACCTATGATCCGGAGACAAGAGGCGGATGGTCTGCCGACGGACGCAAAGTAAAGGGCACTTCTCACTGGGTATCGGCTTCCCATGCCGTTAGAGCGGAAGTGCGCTTGTATGAACATCTCTTTACCAGAGAGAACCCGGATGATGTAAAAGAGGGTGAGGACTTTAAAGCCAATTTAAACCCTAACTCTTTGCAAGTGTTAACTTCCTGTCTGGTTGAGCCCAGCCTGGCGGAGGCAGTCCCGGGAGATAGGTTCCAATTCTTAAGACAGGGCTATTTCTGCGCTGATCCCGACTCAAGGGATGGCAAAATGGTGTTTAACCGCATCGTGCCGCTGCGGGATTCCTGGGCAAAGGCGCAGAAAGCAGGGAAGTAG
- a CDS encoding DUF1294 domain-containing protein yields MKFKPIVLAFVAGVNFLGFFLMGLDKSKAKMGWWRVKETTLLGLALVFGSFGVYAGLKIFKHKTKHKSFTVTLPVLMMIQAVVLVWFYFKCSDLSRYSVF; encoded by the coding sequence ATGAAATTTAAACCCATTGTATTAGCCTTTGTAGCAGGGGTTAACTTTCTGGGATTCTTCCTGATGGGACTGGATAAGTCCAAGGCGAAGATGGGCTGGTGGCGTGTCAAGGAGACAACTTTGCTAGGTCTGGCCCTGGTCTTTGGCTCCTTTGGGGTTTATGCCGGTCTGAAAATCTTCAAACATAAGACAAAGCACAAATCCTTTACAGTTACTTTGCCGGTGTTAATGATGATCCAGGCTGTCGTGCTGGTCTGGTTCTATTTTAAGTGTTCCGATTTGTCCCGTTACAGCGTTTTTTAG
- a CDS encoding multiheme c-type cytochrome produces MMNKRLLLFGVVLLLALFVIVGCGQKDAAQQEAGQAPAAESQPADSQPAENQSEQGTTGDAEMVFVSSGEVNGCNDCHKKVAEDKDYSLTAELKKIEGHPQLEAKGVADCTSCHQGDNGLNKVLHKAHYGQDSVFVSEYKGACVQCHKLSESGKLTVAGLEPQGTKFVTVEVAMVDKAPGGCNDCHKKVAEDKDYTLAAEIKNIKGHPEVLADNVQACLSCHKEGNLAFNTILHKAHLQGEVYKEYGNSCINCHDQQNDMKVKGL; encoded by the coding sequence ATGATGAATAAGCGCTTATTGCTGTTTGGTGTAGTACTTCTTTTGGCCTTGTTCGTTATCGTCGGCTGCGGTCAAAAAGATGCTGCGCAGCAGGAAGCTGGGCAGGCCCCTGCCGCCGAGAGCCAACCTGCGGATAGTCAGCCCGCTGAAAACCAGTCAGAGCAAGGAACAACAGGCGATGCTGAAATGGTATTTGTTTCCTCTGGCGAGGTAAACGGCTGCAATGACTGCCACAAGAAGGTTGCAGAGGACAAAGATTACTCGCTGACAGCAGAACTGAAGAAAATTGAGGGCCATCCACAGCTGGAAGCCAAAGGTGTGGCTGACTGCACAAGCTGTCACCAGGGTGATAACGGCTTAAACAAGGTGCTGCATAAAGCCCACTATGGTCAGGACAGCGTATTTGTATCCGAATATAAGGGGGCATGCGTGCAGTGCCATAAGCTGTCGGAAAGCGGCAAGCTTACTGTAGCAGGATTGGAGCCTCAAGGGACCAAGTTTGTAACTGTTGAAGTAGCTATGGTGGATAAAGCCCCAGGCGGCTGCAACGATTGTCATAAGAAAGTTGCCGAAGACAAGGATTATACCCTGGCTGCGGAAATCAAAAACATTAAAGGGCATCCCGAGGTCCTTGCCGACAACGTTCAGGCATGTTTGAGCTGCCACAAAGAGGGGAATTTGGCCTTTAACACCATCCTACATAAAGCTCACCTCCAGGGAGAGGTGTATAAGGAATATGGCAACAGCTGTATCAATTGCCATGACCAACAAAATGACATGAAAGTAAAGGGGTTATAA
- a CDS encoding ECF transporter S component: protein MFSVKWLTRTAVLLALTLAIQLLGLPQTFTGPAVNALLLLAGILVNPISGICIGLLTPIIAFTRGILPAPLAPAIPFIMLGNAFFVFISCLPVKKGSYLKFLGVLAGAASKYLILSFAVQTLINLPPAAAKALQLPQLFTAVTGGVVALILAELLLRMQVIDSNVTSKQKN, encoded by the coding sequence ATGTTCAGTGTCAAATGGTTAACCCGGACAGCTGTCCTTTTGGCGCTCACCTTGGCAATCCAGCTTCTAGGACTTCCCCAAACGTTTACCGGCCCAGCGGTTAATGCGCTGCTCCTTTTGGCAGGAATTCTGGTGAACCCCATTAGCGGAATATGCATTGGCTTGCTAACGCCAATCATTGCCTTTACGCGGGGAATACTTCCTGCGCCCCTAGCGCCAGCCATCCCCTTTATCATGCTGGGCAACGCCTTTTTCGTTTTTATCTCTTGTTTACCAGTCAAAAAAGGGAGCTATCTAAAATTCCTGGGCGTTCTGGCCGGTGCGGCAAGCAAGTATCTCATTCTCTCTTTTGCCGTGCAGACCCTCATCAACCTTCCCCCGGCAGCAGCCAAGGCACTGCAACTGCCGCAGCTGTTTACAGCCGTGACCGGAGGTGTAGTAGCACTGATCCTGGCAGAGCTCTTATTGCGAATGCAAGTTATTGATAGCAATGTAACTAGCAAACAAAAAAACTGA
- a CDS encoding sodium:solute symporter family transporter: MKALIISLYVLMLLTIGYLTMKKTKSVDDFFLGNRSIGPWVSAFAYGTTYFSAVVFIGYAGKVGWGFGLSSLWIVLGNAFVGTMLAWLLLAKPTREITTRLNVLTMPEFLAARYDSPNLKLVAAMIIFLFLVPYSASVYMGLSYLFEQIFHIPFLYALIFIAVLTGVYLVMGGYLAVTLTDFIQGLVMIVGATLLVFYVVTDSHVGGITQGLARLAAYDPKLVQPIGPGGFIPLASLVVLTSLGAWGLPQMVQKFYSIKNEQAIKPAIIVSTAFALIIAFGAYFTGSFGRLFFNNEMPVMAGKPNPDMIIPYIVSTALPEWVGVLILLLVLAASMSTLASLVLVSSSAIAMDLVKGSLFPNLPKEKVVTLMRILCVAFIALSVYIALRPTFILTLMAISWGTIAGAFLAPYLYGLFWPGTTKAGAWAGLVTGLAISIGFSFLYRMNSAVIPTIGSAAILIPLVVVPLVSVFTPGFSEEHLRKVYGKDAPSTGWGRSSPALRSEEA, from the coding sequence ATGAAAGCTCTGATTATTTCTCTCTATGTTTTAATGCTTTTGACTATTGGTTATCTGACAATGAAAAAAACGAAAAGCGTGGATGATTTTTTCCTGGGGAACCGCTCCATTGGTCCCTGGGTTTCTGCGTTTGCCTACGGGACCACCTACTTCAGCGCGGTGGTCTTTATCGGTTATGCAGGAAAGGTAGGTTGGGGCTTTGGCCTTTCTTCCTTGTGGATAGTACTGGGCAACGCCTTTGTAGGCACCATGCTTGCCTGGTTGCTGCTCGCTAAACCTACCCGAGAAATCACTACCCGTCTCAATGTGCTTACTATGCCAGAGTTTTTGGCTGCCCGCTACGATAGCCCAAACCTTAAACTAGTGGCGGCCATGATTATTTTTCTTTTTCTGGTGCCTTATTCTGCATCGGTCTATATGGGCCTGAGCTACCTGTTTGAACAGATTTTCCATATTCCTTTTCTGTATGCCCTGATTTTTATTGCGGTTTTAACCGGGGTTTACCTGGTCATGGGCGGGTATTTGGCGGTGACCCTTACTGATTTCATTCAAGGACTGGTGATGATTGTAGGTGCTACCCTGCTGGTATTCTACGTGGTTACCGACTCCCATGTGGGGGGGATCACCCAGGGCTTGGCAAGGCTTGCCGCTTATGATCCCAAATTGGTGCAACCCATTGGCCCCGGGGGTTTTATTCCCCTTGCTTCTTTAGTAGTTTTAACAAGTCTGGGGGCTTGGGGATTGCCGCAAATGGTGCAAAAGTTTTACTCTATTAAAAATGAGCAAGCCATTAAACCGGCTATCATTGTTTCTACAGCTTTTGCGCTGATCATTGCCTTTGGAGCCTATTTTACCGGCTCCTTTGGCCGGCTGTTTTTCAACAATGAGATGCCTGTCATGGCAGGAAAACCCAATCCGGACATGATCATACCCTATATTGTCAGCACCGCTTTGCCGGAATGGGTAGGAGTGTTGATTTTGCTATTGGTACTGGCTGCTTCTATGTCTACTTTGGCTTCATTGGTGCTGGTCTCCAGCTCTGCTATTGCCATGGACTTGGTTAAAGGCTCCCTTTTTCCAAACTTGCCGAAAGAAAAGGTTGTCACTTTGATGCGCATACTCTGTGTGGCCTTTATAGCCTTATCTGTGTACATTGCCCTGAGGCCTACTTTCATTTTGACACTGATGGCCATCTCTTGGGGCACCATTGCCGGCGCATTCTTGGCCCCTTATCTCTACGGACTGTTTTGGCCCGGAACAACCAAAGCCGGCGCCTGGGCGGGTCTGGTCACAGGACTGGCCATTTCCATTGGCTTTTCGTTCCTCTACAGAATGAACTCGGCAGTGATTCCTACCATTGGTTCGGCGGCGATCCTGATCCCGCTTGTGGTAGTGCCGCTGGTCAGTGTCTTTACCCCCGGGTTTTCTGAGGAGCATTTGAGGAAAGTTTACGGAAAAGATGCGCCCTCTACCGGCTGGGGACGTTCTTCACCGGCCCTGCGTTCGGAAGAGGCATAA